From the Lathyrus oleraceus cultivar Zhongwan6 chromosome 4, CAAS_Psat_ZW6_1.0, whole genome shotgun sequence genome, one window contains:
- the LOC127137424 gene encoding uncharacterized protein LOC127137424, which yields MGGSKASSTSEVGNDLPRCGCNETMKLLVSKSIENPGRKFWKCRNNMNGCGLFLWDDLVSEFAVKETNPSGCRQCEVNKAYLIEFAKEIVEEIDCRVGKLNKLEKLKKKIAMEKRKNLWLMFVIGLSWMLIAAMVKLV from the exons ATGGGTGGCAGCAAGGCATCTTCCACGAGTGAAGTTGGAAACGACTTACCAAGATGTGGATGCAATGAAACCATGAAGTTGTTGGTCTCCAAGTCAATTGAAAACCCCGGTCGCAAATTTTGGAAATGCAGGAATAATATG AATGGGTGCGGTTTATTTTTGTGGGATGATTTGGTCAGTGAGTTTGCAGTGAAAGAAACCAATCCGTCCGGATGCCGCCAATGTGAAGTCAACAAGGcttatttgattgaatttgcTAAAGAGATTGTTGAGGAGATAGATTGCAGAGTCGGAAAGCTTAACAAGTTAGAAAAACTGAAGAAAAAGATTGCAATGGAAAAGAGGAAAAATTTATGGTTAATGTTTGTAATTGGTCTGTCATGGATGTTGATAGCAGCTATGGTTAAGTTAGTCTAA
- the LOC127137425 gene encoding secreted RxLR effector protein 161-like translates to MEFLKMKTGIVMHQQKYIGEQLEKFEMSNYNSISNPSETNSKIDECSEEERVDPTVFRQMVGSLRYLCNSRPYICYSVSVIRKFMHEPRKTHMIVAKRILRHVKGTKEYGLLFPNISKGDKSELIRYSNSDWCGDITDRRSTFGYVFKFDEAVISWCTKKQPKTTFSSCEVEYIAGTFATCQAM, encoded by the coding sequence ATGGAATTCCTGAAGATGAAGACAGGAATAGTGATGCACCAGCAGAAGTACATAGGTGAACAACTTGAGAAGTTTGAAATGAGTAACTACAATTCAATTTCAAATCCATCAGAGACAAACTCAAAAATTGATGAGTGCAGTGAGGAAGAAAGAGTTGATCCAACAGTGTTCAGACAAATGGTTGGTTCATTAAGGTATTTGTGCAACAGCAGGCCATACATTTGCTACTCAGTCAGTGTGATTAGAAAATTCATGCATGAACCAAGGAAGACTCACATGATAGTTGCTAAAAGGATACTTAGGCATGTAAAAGGCACAAAGGAGTATGGGCTGTTATTCCCTAATATAAGTAAAGGTGACAAAAGTGAACTCATTAGATACTCAAATAGTGATTGGTGTGGAGACATCACAGACAGGAGAAGCACGTTTGGCTATGTATTCAAATTCGATGAAGCAGTCATATCATGGTGTACAAAGAAGCAACCAAAGACTACTTTTTCATCCTGTGAGGTGGAATATATTGCAGGAACATTTGCAACCTGTCAAGCAATGTAA
- the LOC127137426 gene encoding uncharacterized protein LOC127137426 produces the protein MQMEEDHKVSDYFSKLTAIVNQMKTCGENITGQMVAEKVVRSLRTKFDFIVIAIQEEKDVRTVKIEELQNSLEAHELLVFDRSSERLVQQALQVQTFKKEGNHKIFKKKGKSIADWSNNGKNKCVDKAGSSRRGCFGRGQNKKRGFDKSKVQCFNCEKHGHFADECWFKKDQKIDKEANLAHEEDSIIALLMATTSDEKK, from the coding sequence ATGCAGATGGAAGAAGATCATAAAGTGAGTGATTACTTCTCAAAACTAACAGCCATTGTCAACCAAATGAAAACTTGTGGGGAGAACATTACAGGTCAGATGGTAGCAGAAAAGGTGGTGAGATCTTTAAGAACAAAGTTTGATTTCATAGTTATAGCTATCCAAGAAGAAAAGGATGTGAGAACTGTGAAAATCGAAGAATTGCAAAATTCACTGGAAGCACATGAGCTCCTGGTGTTTGATAGAAGCTCTGAAAGATTAGTTCAACAAGCACTCCAAGTTCAAACTTTCAAGAAAGAAGGAAATCATAAGATTTTCAAGAAGAAGGGAAAGAGCATAGCAGATTGGTCCAACAATGGGAAGAACAAGTGTGTAGACAAAGCTGGATCTTCAAGGAGAGGATGCTTTGGCAGAGGTCAAAACAAGAAGAGAGGGTTTGACAAAAGTAAAGTGCAATGCTTTAACTGTGAGAAACATGGGCATTTTGCTGATGAATGTTGGTTCAAGAAAGATCAAAAAATTGATAAAGAAGCAAATCTGGCTCATGAAGAGGACTCCATCATAGCGTTGTTAATGGCTACTACCAGtgatgaaaaaaaataa